In the genome of Podospora pseudocomata strain CBS 415.72m chromosome 2 map unlocalized CBS415.72m_2.2, whole genome shotgun sequence, one region contains:
- a CDS encoding uncharacterized protein (CAZy:GH154; EggNog:ENOG503NZ89; COG:S) yields MTSTPSPQGLNLGYSHPHPFSLISLSTRSSVQALLTSLLDPLLPFFSPLKSRIKCPGATAVRFDQSASEVEGICRPLWGLACLLAGGGGYHAAEYWVEGIRNGVDPEGEEYWGYPRDNDQRMVEMCPLGFALAVVPGIWEGLGDKGRRDLESWLGNSINEKNMPDTNWLWFRVFANLGLKKNGGKYSQERLDRDVEHLETFYRGDGWSNDGPEGIHQMDYYSSSFAIHFLQLLYAKLAGHDEPSRAAEFKKRAQMAALDLAHYYDTEGRSIPFGRSVGYRFAMVSFWGAIAYADVELPKPLTWGMVKGIVMRHLRWWQTQADMWSSSGTLTIGYSYPNMYMAENYNSPGSPYWACLAFICLAVPETHPFWTSEEQDHWGVLPPVKALPQPGHIMVSLGTHTFLLSSGQACSYPMKGTHAKYGGFAYSSSYAYSVPPGLFTLEQYALASQLGLSDDGGEYWKTRRLSASQLKTAPDGTPFLISEWKPFVDVHVKTYLLPPVPGATENYHFRVHHIWAEGREVMTADGSFAICNESTLRESKGRYLDLWDESKGEGTSPKLIGNYDLATPEAWADGQKGAFAVHKTKGAVGIRALEGGSIRKANLVNADPNSNLVESRTAIPTLQGTVKKGEKVWYVGGIYARPGGKPEEFLSGWDKIPELPGWLKEEIEKSS; encoded by the exons atgacctccacccccagcccccaAGGCCTGAACCTAGGCtactcccacccccaccccttctccctcattTCACTTTCCACCCGCTCCTCCGTCCAAGCGTTGCtgacctccctcctcgaccccttGCTGCCATTTTTCTCACCGCTGAAATCCCGTATCAAGTGCCCGGGCGCCACCGCGGTGAGGTTTGATCAGTCGGCCTCGGAAGTGGAGGGCATATGCCGCCCGCTGTGGGGGCTTGCGTGCTTGctggcgggagggggggggtatCATGCGGCAGAGTactgggtggaggggatAAGAAACGGGGTTGATcccgagggggaggagtatTGGGGGTATCCGAGGGATAATGACcagaggatggtggagatgtgCCCTTTGGGGTTTGCGCTTGCCGTGGTGCCAGGGATatgggaggggttgggagataaggggaggagggatctGGAGAGTTGGTTGGGGAATAGTATCAATGAGAAGAA CATGCCGGACACGAACTGGTTGTGGTTTAGGGTTTTTGCGAATCTTGGGCTGAAGAAGAATGGGGGAAAGTATAGCcaggagaggttggataGGGATGTTGAGCATCTGGAAACTTTTTAcagaggggatggatggagtAATGACGGGCCAGAGGGAATTCATC AAATGGACtactactcctcctccttcgccatccacttcctccaactcctctaCGCCAAACTCGCCGGCCACGACGAGCCCTCCCGCGCGGCCGAGTTCAAGAAGCGGGCGCAAATGGCCGCCCTCGACCTAGCTCACTATTACGACACAGAAGGCCGGTCCATCCCCTTTGGCCGGTCGGTAGGCTACCGCTTTGCCATGGTCTCCTTCTGGGGAGCGATTGCCTACGCCGATGTTGAACTCCCGAAACCGCTGACgtgggggatggtgaagggGATTGTGATGAGACATCTCCGGTGGTGGCAGACGCAGGCTGACATgtggagcagcagcgggaCGTTGACGATTGGGTATAGTTATCCGAATATGTACATGGCTGAGAATTACAACAGTCCTGGGTCGCCG TACTGGGCTTGTCTGGCGTTTATCTGTCTCGCCGTCCCCGAGACGCACCCCTTTTGGACTTCGGAAGAACAAGACCACTGGGGTGTGCTGCCCCCGGTGAAGGCTCTGCCTCAGCCGGGCCACATCATGGTCAGCCTCGGAACccacaccttcctcctctcctccggcCAAGCCTGCTCCTACCCCATGAAAGGCACCCACGCCAAATACGGCGGCTTCGCCTACTCGTCCTCCTACGCCTACTCCGTCCCCCCCGGGCTCTTCACACTGGAGCAATACGCCCTAGCCTCCCAACTCGGCCTTTCCGACGACGGGGGCGAGTACTGGAAAACCAGAAGGCTGTCAGCCTCCCAGCTCAAAACAGCACCAGATGGGACCCCGTTCCTCATCTCAGAGTGGAAGCCTTTTGTGGATGTCCACGTCAAGACGTATCTCCTTCCGCCTGTTCCAGGAGCGACGGAGAACTACCATTTCCGGGTTCATCACATCTGGGCCGAGGGAAGGGAGGTCATGACGGCTGATGGGAGTTTTGCCATCTGCAATGAGTCGACGCTGCGGGAGTCAAAGGGGCGGTATTTGGATTTGTGGGATGAGTccaagggggaggggacgagTCCAAAGCTGATTGGGAATTATGATCTTGCTACTCCTGAGGCGTGGGCAGACGGCCAAAAGGGGGCGTTTGCGGTTCATAAGACCAAGGGTGCGGTCGGGATCAGGGCTTTGGAGGGCGGGAGTATAAGGAAGGCGAACTTGGTGAATGCcgaccccaacagcaacctgGTCGAGAGCAGGACTGCTATCCCGACGTTGCAGGggacggtgaagaagggggaaaaggttTGGTATGTCGGTGGGATTTATGCCCGCCCGGGCGGGAAGCCAGAGGAATTTCTGAGCGGGTGGGACAAGATTCCCGAGCTGCCGGGGTggctgaaggaggagattgaaAAGTCATCTTGA
- the SER1 gene encoding Phosphoserine transaminase (EggNog:ENOG503NUNH; COG:E; BUSCO:EOG09262B1U), whose amino-acid sequence MPSRADITYFGAGPAALPTDVLEAASKALLDYNGTGLGIAEHSHRSELATNIINEAKADLANYLEFSPENYEVIFMQAGGTGEFAASVYNLVGAWVSRQHAALEKELGDDEEAILAALRKKVETELKVDYIVTGGWSLKAYQEAQRLLGPEYVNLVADARTINDGKFGKIPDESTWKLSKDAAYVYFCDNETVDGVEFPAFPSVLTPDANGNGPIVVADMSSNILSRRIPVNNYSLIFFGAQKNLGSTGVTVAILKKSFLPPHTVQPSAPLLRKLGLPIPPIILQYEIIAKNNSLYNTLSIFDVYIAGQVLKKLLNTYPDKVDGQQAVAEKKASLIYGALEAHPDVYRIVPDKTVRSKMNICFRVTKNGDTDETEKSFLKAAAVLGLTGLKGHRSVGGIRASNYNSIPLEGAEKLAKFVHDFAKAS is encoded by the exons ATGCCTTCTCGCGCCGACATCACATACTTTGGCGCCGGCCCTGCCGCTCTTCCCACCGACGTCCTGGAAGCTGCCTCCAAGGCCCTCCTTGACTACAATGGCACTGGTCTCGGCATCGCCGAGCACAGTCATCGCTCTGAGCTggccaccaacatcatcaacgaggcCAAGGCCGACCTGGCCAACTACCTCGAGTTCTCTCCCGAGAACTATGAGGTCATCTTCATGCAAGCCGGTGGTACCGGAGAGTTCGCCGCCTCAGTCTACAACCTTGTTGGCGCCTGGGTGAGCAGACAACACGCCGCTCTCGAGAAGGagctcggtgatgatgaagaggctATCCTGGCTGCTCTCCGCAAGAAGGTCGAGACAGAGCTCAAGGTCGATTACATCGTCACCGGTGGCTGGTCCCTCAAGGCTtaccaagaagctcaaagaCTCTTGGGCCCCGAGTATGTCAACCTCGTTGCTGACGCCCGCACCATCAACGATGGCAAGTTTGGCAAGATTCCCGATGAGTCGACATGGAAGCTCAGCAAGGACGCCGCCTATGTCTACTTCTGCGACAACGAGACAGTCGACGGCGTCGAGTTCCCGGCCTTCCCTTCGGTCCTCACCCCTGATGCCAACGGAAACGGTCCTATCGTGGTGGCCGACATGTCCTCCAACATTCTGTCCCGCCGCATCCCAGTCAACAACTACTCTCTCATCTTCTTTGGTGCCCAAAAAAACCTCGGCTCTACTGGTGTCACTGttgccatcctcaagaagagcttcctcccccctcacacGGTCCAGCCCAGCGCTCCTCTTCTCCGGAAGCTCGGCTTGCCAATtccccccatcatcttgcAGTACGAGATTATTGCCAAAAACAACAGCTTGTACAACACTCTGAGCATCTTTGA CGTCTACATTGCCGGTCAGGTtctcaagaagctcctcaACACCTACCCCGACAAGGTCGACGGCCAacaggctgttgctgagaagaaggcttctCTCATCTACGGCGCTCTGGAGGCCCACCCAGATGTGTACCGCATTGTTCCTGACAAGACCGTCAGGTCAAAGATGAACATTTGCTTTAGGGTGACAAAG AACGGAGACACAGACGAGACAGAAAAGAGCTTCCTCAAGGCTGCCGCCGTCTTGGGCTTGACTGGTCTCAAGGGCCACCGCAGCGTCGGCGGCATCCGTGCCTCCAACTATAACTCCATCCCTCTGGAAGgcgccgagaagctggccaAGTTTGTCCATGACTTTGCAAAGGCTTCCTGA